Proteins from a genomic interval of Flammeovirgaceae bacterium SG7u.111:
- a CDS encoding beta-ketoacyl synthase chain length factor has translation MNVFINGTSAISSQATFDGNQYLSEWVSPENEYFKCLEPTYKEVINARLLRRMSRIIKMGVATSLKSLEEAEVEDPSAILVGTGLGCLADTEKFLDAFSTNDGGLLSPTPFIQSTHNTIAGQVSLLLKSHSYAFTYSQRGHSFENALEDAIAKTSEANAQVLVGGLDEIIPTSLSILNKLACTPASAKAPFWGEGSAFFILSNQASASSYAQISAFETLYNPESDEEVKAWISSSLEKAEITPSGLDAVVTGADKKLSEELFGEIALVSFKNISGEYFTASALGLNLGANMVKNQQVFQKTLILGDGPSKIDNLLIYNNFNNKYHSLILLKKC, from the coding sequence ATGAACGTATTTATAAACGGAACTTCCGCCATTTCTTCACAAGCAACTTTTGATGGTAATCAATACCTCTCGGAATGGGTTTCCCCAGAAAATGAGTACTTCAAATGCCTTGAACCAACCTACAAGGAAGTGATCAATGCCCGCTTGCTAAGAAGGATGTCGAGGATCATAAAGATGGGCGTAGCTACCTCGCTCAAAAGCTTGGAAGAAGCAGAGGTGGAAGACCCGAGTGCCATTTTGGTGGGAACAGGGCTTGGCTGCCTAGCCGATACCGAAAAATTCTTGGATGCCTTTTCGACAAACGATGGTGGGCTGCTCTCTCCTACTCCGTTCATCCAATCTACCCACAACACCATTGCAGGGCAGGTTTCCCTTTTGTTAAAATCTCATTCCTACGCTTTCACTTATTCACAGCGAGGACACTCATTTGAAAATGCTTTAGAAGATGCGATTGCGAAAACTTCGGAGGCAAACGCACAAGTTCTCGTAGGCGGTTTGGACGAAATTATCCCAACGAGCTTGAGTATTTTAAACAAATTAGCATGCACCCCAGCTTCTGCCAAAGCTCCTTTTTGGGGAGAAGGCTCGGCGTTTTTTATACTTTCAAACCAAGCTTCTGCCAGTTCTTATGCACAAATAAGTGCATTCGAAACACTTTATAACCCTGAAAGTGACGAAGAAGTAAAAGCTTGGATAAGCTCAAGCCTAGAAAAAGCAGAAATAACGCCTTCTGGGCTTGATGCTGTAGTAACAGGGGCTGATAAAAAGCTTAGTGAAGAACTTTTTGGAGAAATAGCCCTTGTCAGTTTTAAAAATATCAGTGGGGAATATTTTACCGCCAGTGCCTTGGGGTTAAACCTTGGGGCAAATATGGTGAAGAACCAACAGGTTTTCCAAAAAACACTTATTTTGGGGGATGGCCCAAGCAAGATTGACAACTTGTTGATCTACAACAACTTTAACAATAAGTATCATTCCCTGATCCTACTGAAAAAATGCTAA
- a CDS encoding beta-ketoacyl synthase N-terminal-like domain-containing protein gives MKIYSVADYIISPLGLGAEENLHQLENGCTAIQQQNIPAIPEEKSVFAATFPNNLVQPFFTSEELKSYTSLELCFILATKKILEETLLSDFSRLLLVISSTKGNIELLGEENPHIPKKRLFMPEMAKAVSQYFDFPNSPMVVSNACISGISGLLIGQKMIKKGHYDHALVLGGDSFSHFVYAGFQSFMALSSSFCAPYDKNRDGINLGEAVTGILLSKDKSLCKDKNTLGELVGGGQANDANHISGPSREGKGLKIAVSKAMEQAEITPEKIGYINAHGTATPYNDEMEAIAFSSLGLEKAPLNSLKGYFGHTLGAAGVLESSLAIRQLNSGILLQNKGFEEMGVSKSINILEENLPKGGIEYILKTASGFGGGNAAVIFKKA, from the coding sequence GTGAAGATTTATTCAGTAGCAGATTATATCATAAGCCCACTGGGGCTAGGAGCTGAGGAGAACTTGCACCAGTTGGAAAATGGCTGTACAGCTATCCAACAGCAAAATATCCCTGCTATTCCCGAAGAAAAATCAGTTTTTGCAGCTACTTTCCCCAACAACCTCGTTCAACCTTTTTTCACTTCAGAAGAATTAAAATCCTACACCTCACTGGAGCTTTGCTTCATTCTCGCTACTAAAAAAATACTGGAAGAAACACTGCTATCCGACTTTTCACGCTTGCTGTTGGTCATTTCTTCCACCAAAGGAAATATTGAATTACTTGGAGAGGAAAATCCGCATATCCCAAAAAAAAGATTGTTCATGCCTGAAATGGCAAAAGCTGTCAGCCAGTATTTTGATTTCCCCAATAGTCCCATGGTAGTTTCCAACGCCTGTATCTCGGGAATTTCAGGACTTTTGATTGGGCAAAAAATGATTAAAAAAGGTCATTACGACCATGCACTTGTATTGGGTGGCGATTCATTCAGCCATTTTGTCTATGCTGGTTTTCAGTCGTTCATGGCGCTGAGCAGCAGCTTTTGCGCTCCCTACGATAAAAATCGAGATGGAATTAATTTGGGCGAAGCCGTAACGGGCATTCTGTTGAGCAAAGACAAAAGTTTGTGCAAAGATAAAAATACCCTAGGCGAATTAGTAGGAGGTGGACAGGCAAACGATGCAAACCATATTTCAGGCCCTTCGAGGGAAGGAAAAGGGCTGAAAATAGCTGTGAGCAAAGCGATGGAACAGGCGGAAATCACTCCTGAAAAAATTGGCTACATCAATGCCCACGGAACTGCCACGCCTTATAATGATGAGATGGAAGCCATAGCCTTCAGCAGCCTTGGCTTGGAAAAAGCACCACTCAACAGCTTGAAAGGCTACTTTGGCCATACACTTGGCGCAGCAGGCGTACTGGAATCCTCTTTGGCTATTCGCCAGCTAAATAGTGGGATTTTACTTCAAAACAAAGGATTTGAGGAAATGGGGGTTTCGAAAAGCATCAACATATTAGAAGAAAACCTTCCCAAAGGAGGAATAGAATATATATTAAAGACCGCCTCTGGTTTTGGCGGGGGAAATGCAGCTGTAATTTTCAAAAAAGCATGA
- a CDS encoding phosphopantetheine-binding protein, whose translation MSALIEKLKGEIIEQLNLEDVSVEDIKDDEQLFGGGLGLDSIDALELIVLLERGYGIKIASAEEGKKVFYSVKTISEFIEQHAEK comes from the coding sequence ATGTCAGCACTTATAGAAAAACTAAAAGGGGAGATTATAGAACAGCTCAATCTGGAAGATGTGAGCGTAGAAGACATCAAAGACGATGAGCAGCTATTTGGCGGAGGACTTGGACTCGATTCCATCGATGCCTTGGAACTGATCGTGCTTTTGGAAAGAGGCTATGGAATAAAAATAGCCAGTGCCGAAGAAGGAAAAAAGGTTTTTTATTCGGTAAAAACCATCAGCGAGTTTATTGAACAACACGCAGAGAAATAA
- a CDS encoding polysaccharide deacetylase family protein — MLKYSHTKPMFFVLLAALALSDFYFFTPFWAYLILVIVFMADIGFGAANMQCNYFLDATTRVNTLEKKIAITFDDGPCENTPKLLEILQKHKAKATFFCIGKNVEKHPEIVKSIHEQGHTIGNHSFSHHFFIDFFGKKRMIKEISHTDEAIEKITGEKPVFFRPPYGVTNPPIAKALKKTGHKAIGWNIRSLDTLRKKDEKLVKQIKSKISPGAILLFHDHVEKSDWLLEEILTIATKKGYTCVGLDELVSIKH; from the coding sequence ATGCTAAAATATTCTCATACAAAGCCCATGTTTTTTGTATTGCTTGCGGCTCTTGCCCTTAGCGACTTTTACTTCTTTACCCCTTTTTGGGCTTATCTCATCTTAGTGATTGTTTTTATGGCTGATATTGGCTTCGGCGCAGCCAACATGCAATGCAATTATTTCTTAGATGCAACAACGAGAGTAAACACACTTGAAAAAAAAATAGCCATCACGTTTGACGATGGGCCTTGTGAAAATACGCCAAAGCTGCTCGAAATTCTCCAAAAGCATAAGGCTAAGGCTACCTTCTTTTGTATAGGAAAAAATGTGGAAAAGCATCCTGAAATTGTAAAATCGATACACGAGCAGGGACATACGATTGGAAACCACTCCTTTTCCCATCACTTTTTCATTGATTTTTTTGGGAAGAAACGAATGATCAAAGAAATCAGCCATACGGATGAAGCGATCGAGAAAATCACAGGGGAAAAACCTGTATTTTTCCGCCCACCCTATGGCGTAACCAACCCGCCAATTGCTAAAGCTTTGAAAAAAACGGGGCATAAAGCCATCGGTTGGAACATTCGCTCGCTCGATACGTTGAGGAAAAAGGATGAGAAATTGGTAAAACAAATCAAGTCCAAAATCAGCCCAGGAGCGATTCTTCTATTTCACGACCACGTAGAAAAAAGCGATTGGTTGTTGGAAGAAATATTGACCATCGCTACCAAAAAAGGCTATACTTGTGTAGGGCTTGATGAATTAGTTTCCATTAAACACTAA
- a CDS encoding beta-ketoacyl-[acyl-carrier-protein] synthase family protein — MAEKIVVTGIGIISALGLDTQENLAALSNQKTGIGHSARLVEGLPSEFLFGEVKASNEQLAATLLSSQHHNSRTALLGLKAASEALKSASLNSEMLGNFGLVNGTSVGGMDVSEIHYSQFAKGESIDFQAAFGTHDCGFSAELIADTLGIKKHISTISTACSSSANSIAFAADLIKQGKVDGALAGGTDALSYFTFHGFNSLMILDKERCKPFDEQRKGLNLGEGAAFLVLESENSALKRGATILAEVAGYANASDAYHQTASSPEGTGATLAIRHALDMAGISAEDISYINAHGTGTENNDLSESIAIKNIFGDTLPPYSSTKSFTGHTLGAAGGIEAVFSVLAISQGIAFANQKITQPMEVLSAPPLQQIQKKAGIKHVLSNSFGFGGNCSSLLFSKA, encoded by the coding sequence ATGGCAGAAAAGATAGTTGTCACAGGCATCGGCATCATTTCGGCTCTTGGGCTAGATACCCAAGAGAACCTTGCTGCGCTTTCCAACCAAAAAACGGGAATTGGGCATTCGGCTCGCTTAGTCGAAGGATTGCCTTCCGAATTCCTTTTTGGTGAAGTGAAAGCCAGCAATGAGCAACTTGCGGCAACACTTCTTTCTTCTCAACACCATAATTCAAGAACAGCACTTCTTGGGCTTAAAGCAGCCTCCGAGGCACTAAAATCCGCTTCGCTCAACTCAGAAATGCTTGGCAACTTTGGGTTGGTCAATGGAACGAGCGTAGGAGGTATGGATGTTTCCGAAATCCATTACAGCCAATTTGCCAAAGGAGAATCTATTGATTTCCAAGCTGCTTTCGGTACGCATGACTGCGGATTCAGTGCAGAACTAATAGCCGACACATTGGGGATAAAAAAACATATTTCCACCATCAGCACTGCTTGTTCCTCTTCGGCTAATTCCATCGCCTTTGCCGCCGACTTGATCAAACAAGGTAAGGTTGACGGAGCTTTGGCAGGAGGAACCGATGCCCTTTCTTACTTCACTTTCCACGGGTTCAACTCCCTCATGATCTTGGACAAAGAACGGTGCAAGCCCTTTGACGAGCAGCGAAAAGGCTTGAACCTAGGCGAAGGAGCTGCTTTTTTAGTGTTAGAATCTGAAAACTCTGCTTTGAAACGAGGGGCAACCATTTTGGCAGAAGTGGCAGGATATGCCAACGCCAGCGATGCCTATCACCAAACAGCATCTTCGCCCGAAGGCACAGGGGCAACCCTTGCTATTCGGCATGCGCTTGATATGGCAGGAATTTCTGCTGAGGATATTTCCTACATCAATGCGCATGGAACCGGCACGGAAAACAACGACCTTTCCGAAAGCATCGCCATCAAAAATATCTTTGGAGATACACTTCCACCTTATAGCTCCACCAAATCTTTTACGGGGCATACGTTGGGCGCTGCCGGAGGAATAGAAGCCGTTTTTAGCGTGTTGGCAATCAGCCAAGGAATTGCTTTTGCCAACCAAAAAATTACTCAACCAATGGAAGTATTGTCTGCTCCTCCGCTTCAACAAATACAGAAAAAAGCAGGCATCAAACATGTGCTTTCCAACTCTTTTGGGTTTGGGGGAAATTGCTCTTCTTTACTTTTTTCAAAAGCCTAA
- a CDS encoding hydroxymyristoyl-ACP dehydratase: MLLDDLYQIKTWNAEEGSIEAELAINAEHSIFEGHFPENPVLPGACQVEMVGELLGKNYGQNFRLDKAQNIKFLSVVDPTKSKLLNFSLQVKEDGKNKVVKAIGKLESGEVCIKFSGIFSEAI; this comes from the coding sequence ATGCTATTGGACGATTTGTACCAAATAAAAACTTGGAATGCCGAAGAGGGCAGTATTGAGGCGGAGCTAGCAATAAATGCCGAGCACAGCATTTTTGAAGGGCATTTCCCCGAAAACCCCGTGTTGCCAGGTGCATGCCAAGTAGAGATGGTTGGAGAGCTTTTAGGTAAAAACTACGGACAAAACTTCCGTTTAGACAAAGCTCAAAACATTAAGTTTTTATCAGTAGTTGACCCTACAAAAAGCAAACTTTTGAACTTCTCGCTCCAAGTGAAGGAGGATGGAAAAAACAAGGTGGTAAAAGCTATTGGAAAACTGGAAAGCGGCGAAGTTTGCATTAAGTTTAGCGGAATATTTTCAGAAGCTATTTGA
- a CDS encoding outer membrane lipoprotein carrier protein LolA, producing MNKLTLLLLIFSFSFALHAQDETLKPMQNPEVLKTGITKLSKETSSIQADFEQVKHMEILSSALTSKGKIKFKAPDKLRWEYSEPFEYMIVLNQQKMFIKDEEKTNTFDLESSKTFKEINNIIVNSVQGNILDSERFDISYFESAANYMAKLNSTNSQMKEIINSIEIYFDKADFGVVSIKLIEPTGDYTSLNFHNRKLNKPIDDSSFILH from the coding sequence ATGAATAAACTTACGCTTTTACTGCTGATCTTTTCTTTCTCTTTCGCACTTCATGCGCAAGATGAAACACTAAAGCCTATGCAAAACCCTGAGGTGCTGAAAACCGGTATTACCAAGCTTTCCAAAGAAACCAGCAGCATTCAAGCAGATTTTGAGCAGGTGAAGCACATGGAAATCCTGTCGAGTGCATTGACTTCCAAAGGGAAAATCAAATTCAAAGCTCCTGATAAACTGAGGTGGGAATACAGCGAGCCATTTGAGTACATGATCGTACTAAACCAACAAAAAATGTTCATCAAAGACGAGGAAAAAACCAATACGTTTGATCTTGAATCGAGCAAAACCTTTAAGGAAATCAACAACATTATTGTCAATAGTGTGCAGGGAAATATCCTCGATAGCGAGCGGTTTGATATTTCGTATTTTGAATCAGCGGCAAACTACATGGCAAAGCTAAACAGCACCAACAGCCAGATGAAGGAAATCATCAATTCTATTGAAATTTACTTTGATAAAGCAGATTTTGGTGTTGTAAGCATCAAACTAATTGAGCCTACGGGCGACTATACAAGCCTCAATTTTCACAACAGAAAACTGAACAAACCGATTGATGACTCCTCGTTTATTCTTCATTAG